Proteins from one Legionella taurinensis genomic window:
- a CDS encoding ABC transporter permease encodes MLKWPLPIKALSRDWRSGELTLLFMALVIAVACISALNNFTYSVNLQLQQGAASLLGADVVVTSNAPIDPSWINEANQRNLTQTVNLTFLSMAEHDDQLQLAQIKAISPLYPLRGSLRIALRMEDAEGQIAHAPPPGEVWLNPRLLPLLNVALGETIHIGAGSFRVTGIIRQEPGQTGDWFSFSPRILMNQADIDKTQVIRPGSNLIYSWLLKGNPDTLAQLQERLKSQLTEQQQWLDSQNSTPAVSRTIERTLNYLHLGTLMSLVLAGVAVSMASLRYCQRHLKQVALLRCFGASEKQVISLYLIGLSLLGLLASLTGALLGYGLQPLLVQWLGGLLPDVKLQIHAIPFLFSLLSGMLLLLCFSLGNIWALRQVTAIAIFREQHRIGQNSAYLTYGLALLLLALLSYLYTQSLNMTVAVLMGCVAYVGVVIASLWLIFGLVRGQRAIPLNWRFGFNNIARNLEESALQVVGIGLALTAILSLFLLKTDLLANWRQQLPANTANYFIINVEPSQVQDLHLLLQQEGIQSAAFYPVVRGRLIEINHQPVKSLFGEEIKNINALQRELNLSWTAELPEGNDITAGHWALTLDKPWVSVELGVANRLKLKTGDNLTFQIGDSQVRVEISSLRKVDWTSFKPNFFMLFKPGLLNAFPYTLITSLYVPPEQQAVLIKLVKQFPNASLIDVANTLNRIQAIITSAGNAISFITFFALLAGLVVAALAILSFSSSKQQETQILKRLGMRRYALLWIRSSEALIIGGYAGFLASITAIAINSYLASALLDISFSIPWGMVLFVPLATAAATVAINIAVQRMQYNHSTRLRINY; translated from the coding sequence ATGCTGAAATGGCCCTTACCGATTAAAGCCCTAAGCCGCGACTGGCGAAGTGGGGAGTTAACGCTTTTATTCATGGCGCTGGTCATTGCCGTGGCCTGCATCAGCGCGTTAAATAATTTTACCTATTCGGTCAACCTCCAATTGCAACAGGGGGCAGCGAGTCTGCTGGGAGCGGACGTGGTGGTCACCAGCAACGCCCCCATTGATCCTTCATGGATCAATGAAGCTAACCAACGCAACCTCACCCAAACCGTCAATCTGACTTTTCTCAGCATGGCAGAGCACGATGACCAATTGCAGTTAGCGCAGATCAAAGCCATTTCGCCGCTATACCCTTTACGTGGCTCGCTGAGAATAGCCTTGCGGATGGAGGATGCCGAAGGCCAGATCGCCCATGCGCCGCCCCCGGGCGAAGTCTGGCTCAATCCCCGGCTATTGCCTCTGCTCAACGTAGCTCTCGGTGAGACTATCCATATCGGCGCAGGCTCATTCCGGGTGACCGGCATTATCCGTCAGGAACCCGGCCAGACGGGCGACTGGTTTTCTTTTTCGCCGCGCATCCTGATGAATCAGGCCGACATCGATAAAACCCAGGTGATTAGACCCGGAAGCAATCTCATTTACAGTTGGCTCCTGAAAGGCAACCCGGACACACTCGCGCAATTGCAGGAGCGGCTTAAATCACAACTCACCGAGCAGCAGCAGTGGCTTGATAGCCAAAACAGCACGCCCGCCGTCAGCCGAACGATTGAGCGCACCTTAAATTACCTGCACCTGGGTACCCTGATGAGCCTGGTCCTTGCGGGTGTGGCAGTCAGCATGGCCTCGTTACGCTATTGTCAGCGCCATTTAAAGCAAGTAGCCCTGTTGCGTTGTTTCGGCGCGTCTGAAAAGCAGGTGATTAGCCTTTACCTCATCGGCTTAAGTCTTCTCGGACTTTTGGCCAGTTTGACAGGGGCGCTCCTGGGCTATGGGTTGCAACCCTTGCTGGTTCAGTGGCTGGGCGGGTTATTGCCGGATGTTAAACTGCAAATCCACGCAATCCCCTTCCTTTTTAGCCTGTTGAGCGGCATGCTCCTGCTGCTGTGTTTTTCTTTGGGTAATATCTGGGCATTGCGTCAGGTGACAGCCATTGCTATTTTCCGCGAACAGCACCGTATCGGGCAAAACAGCGCTTACCTGACTTACGGCTTAGCCTTGTTACTGCTTGCTTTGCTGTCTTACCTGTATACCCAATCCTTAAACATGACTGTCGCTGTATTGATGGGGTGCGTGGCCTATGTCGGCGTGGTCATTGCCAGCTTATGGTTGATTTTTGGCCTGGTGAGAGGCCAACGGGCCATCCCGCTGAATTGGCGCTTTGGGTTTAATAACATTGCCCGCAATCTCGAAGAAAGTGCCTTGCAGGTGGTGGGCATCGGCCTTGCCCTGACTGCCATTTTATCCCTGTTTCTGCTTAAGACTGATTTGTTGGCCAATTGGCGGCAACAATTGCCGGCCAATACCGCCAATTATTTCATCATTAATGTCGAACCCTCCCAAGTGCAAGACCTTCATTTGTTGCTTCAACAGGAGGGCATCCAATCGGCCGCTTTTTATCCTGTCGTACGCGGGCGATTGATTGAAATTAACCATCAGCCGGTGAAAAGCCTGTTTGGCGAAGAAATCAAAAACATCAATGCCCTGCAGCGGGAACTTAATTTATCCTGGACTGCAGAACTACCCGAGGGCAATGACATTACTGCAGGCCACTGGGCTTTAACCCTCGATAAACCCTGGGTCTCCGTGGAGCTCGGCGTGGCGAATCGGCTTAAGTTAAAAACCGGCGACAACCTGACCTTTCAGATAGGCGACAGCCAGGTTCGGGTTGAGATTAGCAGTTTGCGCAAAGTGGACTGGACGTCGTTTAAACCCAATTTCTTTATGCTGTTTAAGCCAGGCCTGTTGAATGCCTTCCCCTATACGCTGATTACCAGCCTCTACGTGCCGCCTGAGCAACAGGCAGTTCTGATTAAACTGGTGAAACAATTCCCCAACGCCAGCCTCATCGATGTGGCGAATACCCTTAACCGTATTCAAGCCATCATAACCAGTGCAGGGAATGCCATCAGTTTTATTACCTTCTTCGCCTTATTGGCAGGCCTCGTGGTGGCGGCACTGGCTATTCTGTCATTCAGCAGCAGCAAACAGCAGGAAACGCAAATCCTTAAACGATTAGGCATGCGCCGTTATGCCCTGCTTTGGATACGCAGCAGCGAGGCATTGATTATTGGTGGTTATGCGGGATTTCTGGCCAGTATTACAGCAATAGCCATTAATAGTTACCTGGCTTCAGCCCTGTTGGACATTTCATTTTCCATTCCCTGGGGGATGGTGCTTTTCGTGCCGTTGGCGACAGCCGCAGCGACCGTGGCCATTAACATTGCTGTTCAGCGAATGCAATACAATCACTCGACCCGTCTTCGCATCAATTATTGA
- a CDS encoding ABC transporter ATP-binding protein: protein MSAPETLIRLQNVYFTVPSGDQMVSILKDINLVIKAGATIAITGASGSGKTSLLNLMAGLDLPTSGQIYYDTQDITIADEDQRAQLRARNIGFIFQSFHLLPNLTALENVLLPLEINRQYDDPLPVALAWLTKVGLSQRADHYPTQLSGGEQQRVAIARAFAISPRILFADEPTGNLDKQTGRTIIELLFELNRAHQTTLVIVTHDEELARRCQCHWPLVDGQLQC, encoded by the coding sequence ATGTCGGCTCCAGAGACGTTAATTCGATTACAGAATGTTTACTTCACCGTGCCAAGTGGTGATCAAATGGTGTCTATTTTGAAAGACATCAATCTGGTAATCAAGGCTGGAGCGACCATCGCCATTACTGGCGCATCAGGCTCTGGGAAAACATCGCTGCTTAATTTAATGGCAGGCCTTGATTTACCAACCTCAGGGCAAATTTATTATGACACTCAGGATATAACTATAGCGGATGAAGACCAGCGCGCCCAATTGCGTGCCAGGAATATCGGCTTCATTTTTCAATCCTTCCATTTATTGCCGAACCTGACCGCGCTGGAAAACGTGTTATTGCCTCTGGAAATTAACCGTCAATACGATGACCCCTTGCCAGTGGCCTTGGCCTGGTTAACGAAAGTGGGCTTAAGTCAGCGCGCAGACCACTACCCAACCCAATTATCAGGCGGGGAACAGCAACGGGTGGCCATTGCCCGCGCCTTTGCGATTTCTCCGCGTATCCTCTTTGCAGACGAGCCGACGGGCAACCTGGATAAACAAACGGGCCGAACCATCATCGAGTTGCTGTTTGAACTGAATCGCGCCCATCAAACGACCCTGGTGATTGTAACGCACGATGAGGAGCTGGCCAGGCGCTGTCAGTGTCATTGGCCGCTGGTGGATGGTCAACTGCAATGCTGA
- a CDS encoding arylesterase, which produces MKPLHAGLVLFALIIAPLYAKNIVVLGDSLSAGYGIDVQKSWVVLLSEKLKQEHQSYRIINLSTSGDTTSNGLRKLKPALQKYQPEVIIIELGANDGLRGLPVRQMKDNLEKMVIASQKTGAKVIVLATLLPPNYGSRYLDQFNKAYAELAKTYGIILVPMFLEGVAGDSELMQKDGLHPNERAQQRILDNVWPHLKPVLK; this is translated from the coding sequence ATGAAACCTCTGCACGCAGGTCTTGTTCTCTTTGCATTGATCATAGCACCCCTTTACGCAAAGAACATTGTGGTTCTTGGGGATAGTTTAAGCGCCGGCTACGGCATTGATGTCCAGAAAAGCTGGGTGGTCCTGCTGAGTGAAAAACTCAAGCAGGAACATCAGTCCTACCGCATCATTAATCTCAGTACCAGCGGGGATACGACCAGTAATGGCTTGCGAAAGTTAAAGCCGGCATTGCAAAAATATCAACCAGAGGTCATCATTATCGAGTTAGGGGCCAATGACGGCCTGCGTGGCCTGCCGGTGAGGCAGATGAAGGACAACCTTGAAAAAATGGTGATAGCCAGCCAGAAAACCGGCGCTAAAGTCATTGTGCTTGCGACCCTCCTGCCGCCTAACTACGGTTCGCGTTACCTTGACCAATTTAATAAGGCTTATGCTGAATTGGCAAAAACGTACGGGATAATTTTAGTTCCCATGTTTCTTGAGGGCGTGGCAGGTGACAGTGAGTTGATGCAAAAAGACGGTCTTCATCCCAATGAACGGGCGCAACAGCGCATTCTGGATAATGTATGGCCGCATTTAAAACCGGTGTTGAAGTAA
- a CDS encoding lytic murein transglycosylase, with the protein MANPQNWQSWVAEVRKQALDQGISAELFDEAFADIREPSRQVKSLARSQPEHRLTFTKYLNTRADNYRIAMGKKNYTKNKAILDEVAAQFGVDPCFIVSFWGMETSYGTYMGNFPVIKSLATLAYDSNRPDFFRKQLFLALHIVNDGHVSLNHFKGEWAGASGQPQFLPSSWVEYAVDYDGDGRKDIWESKPDVFASIANYMKKNGWQTGQPWAIRVKLPAKFDYTLEGKTIVKPVSEWSALGVRTEKGEPLPYQELEASIVQPHGGPVFLAFPNYKMILRYNNSIYYAGAIGYMADKICNRVQ; encoded by the coding sequence ATGGCGAATCCGCAAAACTGGCAATCCTGGGTCGCTGAAGTGCGTAAACAGGCCCTGGATCAAGGCATCTCAGCCGAGTTATTTGATGAAGCCTTTGCCGACATCCGTGAACCCAGCCGTCAGGTGAAAAGCCTGGCACGCTCGCAGCCGGAACATCGGTTGACGTTCACCAAGTATTTAAATACCCGCGCAGACAATTACCGCATTGCCATGGGTAAAAAGAATTACACCAAAAACAAAGCCATCCTGGATGAGGTGGCTGCCCAGTTTGGTGTCGATCCCTGCTTTATTGTGTCGTTCTGGGGTATGGAAACCAGTTATGGGACCTACATGGGGAATTTCCCGGTCATTAAGTCCTTGGCGACCCTGGCTTATGATTCCAATCGACCGGATTTCTTCCGTAAACAGCTCTTTTTAGCCCTGCACATTGTCAATGACGGGCATGTGTCGCTGAACCATTTCAAGGGTGAGTGGGCCGGCGCGTCAGGCCAGCCGCAATTTTTGCCCTCAAGCTGGGTAGAATATGCGGTGGATTATGATGGTGATGGCCGTAAAGACATTTGGGAGAGTAAACCCGATGTGTTCGCCTCGATTGCCAATTACATGAAGAAGAATGGCTGGCAGACAGGTCAACCCTGGGCTATCCGGGTGAAATTGCCTGCCAAATTTGATTATACCCTGGAAGGTAAAACCATCGTCAAACCGGTCAGTGAGTGGAGTGCACTTGGCGTTCGCACCGAAAAAGGCGAACCCTTGCCTTACCAGGAGTTGGAAGCCAGCATTGTTCAACCGCATGGCGGCCCGGTCTTTCTGGCATTCCCCAATTACAAAATGATTTTGCGCTACAATAATTCTATCTACTATGCCGGCGCGATTGGGTACATGGCGGATAAAATCTGTAACCGCGTGCAGTAA
- a CDS encoding bifunctional methionine sulfoxide reductase B/A protein, with protein sequence MTTFLDKTASLTPLARRVICDKATEYPHTGQYTQPVSRGTYLCRRCGLALFRGESQFHSGCGWPSFDDDIVQAVKQVPDADGQRTEILCGRCQAHLGHVFTGEQFTTKNRRHCVNSVALDYVADSEVLDTEEAIVAGGCFWGVDHFLRQLPGVLNVEVGYTGGHVLEPSYEQVCQGNTGHYEAARVVFDKSKLDYHAVIKRFFEIHDPTQRTGQGPDLGQQYRSAVFYYNDEQKATIEGLIQQLRQRGYEVATRLLEVRPFWPAEAYHQDYYAKHSKAPYCHRPEPRFGD encoded by the coding sequence GTGACGACTTTTCTCGATAAGACTGCAAGTTTAACGCCGCTTGCCCGCCGAGTGATCTGCGATAAAGCCACTGAATACCCTCACACAGGACAATACACTCAGCCTGTGAGCCGCGGCACTTACCTCTGTCGCCGCTGCGGATTGGCCCTGTTTCGAGGTGAAAGCCAGTTTCATTCCGGTTGTGGGTGGCCGAGTTTCGATGACGACATCGTTCAGGCGGTGAAACAGGTTCCGGATGCGGACGGTCAGCGGACTGAAATTCTGTGCGGGCGCTGCCAGGCACACTTGGGCCATGTGTTTACCGGTGAGCAGTTTACTACTAAAAATCGGCGTCATTGTGTGAATTCCGTGGCTCTGGATTATGTTGCAGACAGCGAGGTGCTGGATACTGAAGAAGCCATAGTCGCCGGAGGATGCTTCTGGGGCGTTGATCATTTTTTGCGCCAATTGCCCGGTGTCTTGAACGTGGAGGTCGGTTATACCGGCGGACATGTGCTTGAACCAAGCTATGAGCAGGTGTGTCAGGGTAACACGGGTCATTACGAAGCGGCGCGTGTGGTTTTTGATAAAAGTAAACTGGATTATCACGCCGTCATCAAGCGCTTTTTTGAAATTCACGATCCAACCCAACGCACGGGGCAAGGCCCCGATCTGGGGCAGCAATACCGCAGCGCGGTGTTTTATTACAATGATGAACAAAAGGCGACGATCGAGGGTTTAATCCAGCAATTACGTCAACGCGGTTACGAGGTGGCCACCCGGCTCCTGGAGGTGCGCCCTTTCTGGCCTGCGGAAGCCTACCATCAGGATTATTATGCCAAACACAGCAAAGCGCCTTACTGCCACCGGCCCGAGCCTAGGTTTGGTGATTAG
- a CDS encoding sensor domain-containing diguanylate cyclase, with product MGQKAFSSDIHIITQQLSKIIDTPIEDSLSRLVSLSKRLFNVPIVAISLFDEKRQRFNLINSTEIFGKNRDLSLFTQYINDDILIVEDTRNDERFIKTPLILEGAEIRFYVSCPIYNKKKKKIGAIVLLDNKPRTFCLTDLNNLNDIIKLAETEINNCRLSKAQKLLLDEMTYDQRLDFTDQKTRAWNFTGFKKILAYQLAESLETQKGFGLVTVDIDGLKAINEHHGFEAGDDLLKKISKTLMRTCRAEDTIARSDFSDFIILIHTDDTANIRTVVERIQHNLSLIIVETPHDKVHFSVTIGYTCFDPQSTQPECLLTNAEMALLKGKRAGRNCIHFYNEDGGLRLLSC from the coding sequence ATGGGGCAAAAAGCATTTTCCTCAGATATCCATATCATCACGCAGCAATTGAGTAAAATCATTGACACACCCATTGAAGACAGCCTGTCCCGTCTTGTCAGCTTAAGCAAGCGCCTGTTTAATGTCCCCATTGTCGCCATCAGCCTGTTTGATGAGAAACGTCAGCGGTTTAATTTAATCAATTCCACGGAAATCTTTGGTAAAAACAGGGATTTATCGCTTTTTACCCAATACATTAATGACGACATTCTGATTGTCGAAGACACCCGTAACGATGAACGGTTTATCAAAACCCCGCTCATTCTTGAAGGGGCAGAAATACGCTTTTATGTCAGCTGTCCGATTTACAATAAAAAAAAGAAAAAGATCGGAGCCATTGTGTTGCTCGACAATAAACCGAGAACCTTTTGCCTGACCGATTTGAATAACCTCAATGACATCATTAAGCTCGCGGAAACGGAAATTAATAATTGCCGCCTGTCCAAAGCCCAAAAATTGCTTCTGGATGAAATGACTTATGATCAACGCCTGGATTTTACAGATCAAAAAACCCGGGCCTGGAATTTTACTGGCTTTAAGAAAATACTGGCCTATCAACTCGCTGAAAGCCTGGAGACTCAAAAAGGGTTTGGCTTGGTCACCGTGGACATCGATGGTTTGAAAGCCATCAATGAACACCATGGTTTCGAGGCCGGCGACGATCTTCTTAAAAAAATATCAAAAACCTTAATGCGTACCTGCCGTGCAGAGGACACCATTGCCCGCAGTGATTTTTCCGATTTTATCATCCTGATTCACACCGACGACACAGCCAACATCCGTACCGTCGTCGAACGTATTCAGCACAACCTGTCGTTGATTATTGTCGAAACACCACACGATAAGGTCCACTTCAGCGTAACGATTGGTTATACCTGTTTCGATCCTCAATCCACACAGCCAGAATGCCTGCTAACGAATGCTGAAATGGCGCTGTTAAAAGGCAAACGAGCCGGCCGCAACTGCATCCACTTTTATAACGAGGATGGCGGCTTACGCCTCCTTTCATGTTAA
- a CDS encoding ParB/RepB/Spo0J family partition protein, which translates to MQSYSLSEILCERMQNAEEELGFVERIIQLNCNEIDTWEFRDRKAFEIGNIEELAFSIKHKGQCQPIVIVRASDEFRPKSDPGAKYIVIAGYRRWSACKLYNIPVKAVLKDLTFNQAISVLVSENEKENVSDYSKGMFYTTLLRTEKITQEQLSDKLGLSPSVLSNYLAFAQVPNEIWEAVGDLSHVSAKTAAVIRAIAKKGTIYIEVLCEIADKIAKGFGEKRIKEAVEEQLDKKLKRAPIDKFNNHRFNYRGKQLMTLNRGTIKLSNTLVQHEHYDSLVANLEKLLADFADFYINK; encoded by the coding sequence ATGCAAAGTTATTCTTTATCTGAAATTCTATGTGAACGCATGCAGAATGCAGAAGAGGAACTTGGTTTCGTTGAGCGCATTATCCAACTGAATTGTAATGAAATCGACACGTGGGAGTTCAGAGACCGAAAAGCCTTTGAAATCGGTAACATTGAGGAACTGGCCTTCAGCATCAAACACAAGGGTCAGTGCCAGCCCATTGTGATTGTCAGGGCTTCGGATGAATTTCGGCCCAAAAGCGATCCGGGTGCCAAATACATTGTCATTGCCGGGTATCGCCGCTGGTCAGCCTGTAAACTCTACAATATTCCCGTCAAGGCGGTGCTTAAGGATTTAACCTTTAATCAGGCGATTTCGGTGCTCGTTTCTGAAAATGAAAAAGAAAACGTGTCTGATTATTCCAAAGGGATGTTTTACACCACGCTCCTGCGTACTGAAAAAATCACTCAGGAACAGTTAAGCGACAAGCTCGGCCTTAGCCCTTCTGTCTTGAGTAACTACCTGGCCTTTGCCCAGGTTCCTAACGAGATATGGGAGGCGGTGGGCGATTTATCCCATGTTTCCGCCAAAACAGCGGCAGTTATTCGTGCCATCGCTAAAAAAGGCACCATTTACATCGAGGTTTTGTGTGAAATCGCCGATAAGATAGCCAAGGGATTCGGGGAAAAACGCATTAAAGAAGCCGTGGAAGAGCAATTGGATAAAAAATTAAAGCGGGCGCCCATTGATAAATTCAATAATCACCGCTTTAACTACCGAGGAAAACAATTGATGACCCTGAATCGCGGCACCATCAAATTGAGCAATACGCTGGTTCAGCATGAACATTACGACAGTCTCGTGGCTAACCTTGAAAAGTTGCTGGCTGACTTTGCGGATTTTTACATCAACAAATGA
- a CDS encoding twin-arginine translocase TatA/TatE family subunit, with amino-acid sequence MTSGELLLTLIIALLVFGPNKLPMLAMHLGKLFRFLNRLKSQLNDFWQEQLKEQQLLENTKKAKQADALYQEEEKKQ; translated from the coding sequence ATGACCTCAGGCGAGCTGCTGCTTACCTTAATCATTGCCCTTCTGGTATTCGGCCCGAATAAACTTCCCATGCTCGCCATGCACCTCGGCAAGCTTTTTCGCTTTCTCAATCGCCTGAAGTCCCAGCTGAATGACTTCTGGCAAGAGCAGCTAAAAGAACAGCAACTGCTTGAAAACACCAAAAAGGCGAAGCAGGCCGATGCCCTGTACCAGGAAGAAGAAAAAAAACAATGA
- the tatA gene encoding twin-arginine translocase TatA/TatE family subunit, with the protein MGLSGVSPLSLLLILLIVVALFGTSKLKNIGSDLGSAIKNFRKALNEDDEKS; encoded by the coding sequence ATGGGACTAAGTGGAGTGAGTCCTTTGTCGCTGTTGCTGATTTTGTTAATCGTCGTTGCCCTTTTTGGCACCAGCAAACTTAAAAACATCGGCTCAGACTTGGGCAGCGCCATTAAAAATTTTCGCAAGGCGCTCAATGAAGACGACGAAAAATCATGA
- the ubiB gene encoding ubiquinone biosynthesis regulatory protein kinase UbiB → MKSIKQIFRLLYINWVLARNGLDQLIVSIHLFAPFRFIVYLNPWTWWRRQPLTRGEALRKTLEELGPIFIKFGQALSTRPDILPPDIALELCKLQDKVPPFPSEQALAIIAAAYGRSAFDVFAEFDTQVLASASMAQVHAARLISGEEVVVKILRPNMRKVIEKDLSIMHTIANFADRYWPESKRLKPKEIVAEFEHSLLNELDLQREAANAGQLRRNFFNSPLLYIPEVFWDYTRENILVMERIYGIPVADVATLRDYSIDIKKLAERGVEIFFTQVFRDCFFHADMHPGNIFVSTQHPNNPQYICIDFGIIGTLNENDKRYLAENLYAFFNRDYRRVAQLHVESGWVARNTRIEEFESAIRTVCEPIFEKPLKDISFAQVVLRLFQVARRFQMEVQPQLVLLQKTLLAIEGLGRQLYPELDLWATAKPFLEKWLKEQIGPKAFFERLKENLPFFAEQLPHMPRLLNDLLVLSKEEKIRSLMLSADNPVQNRQHAWNKGLGAGIFSAMLTLSALSFLDLIAPEKIAPVTLIAALVGGMIMLINRTNRSE, encoded by the coding sequence ATGAAATCGATTAAACAAATTTTTCGTCTGCTCTACATTAACTGGGTTTTGGCACGTAATGGCCTTGATCAACTCATCGTCTCCATTCATTTGTTTGCGCCGTTTCGCTTCATCGTCTACTTAAATCCCTGGACCTGGTGGCGCCGCCAGCCCTTAACGCGCGGGGAAGCCCTGCGTAAAACCCTCGAAGAGCTGGGGCCTATTTTTATTAAATTTGGTCAGGCGCTATCCACTCGGCCGGACATTTTACCGCCAGACATTGCTTTGGAGCTTTGCAAATTACAGGATAAAGTGCCGCCATTTCCCAGTGAACAGGCATTGGCCATCATTGCAGCCGCCTATGGCCGCTCGGCCTTCGATGTGTTCGCCGAATTTGATACCCAGGTGCTCGCCTCGGCTTCCATGGCCCAGGTGCACGCTGCCCGCTTAATAAGCGGTGAAGAGGTGGTGGTGAAAATTTTGCGCCCCAACATGCGTAAAGTCATCGAAAAGGACTTGAGCATCATGCACACCATTGCCAATTTTGCAGATCGGTACTGGCCGGAAAGCAAGCGCCTTAAGCCAAAGGAAATTGTCGCGGAATTTGAACACAGCCTCCTTAATGAGCTGGATTTGCAGCGCGAGGCCGCCAATGCCGGTCAATTGCGCCGTAATTTCTTCAATTCCCCGCTGCTCTACATCCCGGAAGTGTTCTGGGATTATACACGGGAAAACATCCTGGTCATGGAACGCATTTACGGGATCCCAGTCGCCGATGTGGCCACCCTTCGCGACTACAGCATTGACATTAAAAAGCTTGCCGAACGCGGGGTCGAAATCTTTTTCACCCAGGTGTTCCGCGATTGCTTTTTTCACGCCGACATGCATCCCGGCAACATCTTCGTATCCACGCAGCACCCCAACAACCCACAGTACATTTGCATTGATTTTGGCATCATCGGTACGCTCAATGAAAATGACAAGCGTTACCTGGCTGAGAATCTTTATGCTTTCTTCAACCGCGATTACCGTCGCGTTGCCCAATTGCACGTGGAATCAGGCTGGGTTGCGCGAAATACCCGCATTGAGGAATTTGAAAGCGCCATTCGCACCGTCTGCGAACCCATTTTTGAAAAGCCATTAAAAGACATTTCCTTTGCCCAGGTGGTCTTGCGGCTATTTCAGGTGGCCAGGCGTTTTCAGATGGAAGTTCAACCGCAGCTGGTGTTATTACAAAAGACATTGCTAGCCATCGAAGGCCTTGGCCGACAGTTGTATCCTGAGTTGGATCTTTGGGCTACAGCCAAACCCTTTTTAGAAAAATGGCTTAAAGAGCAAATTGGTCCCAAAGCGTTTTTCGAGCGATTGAAAGAAAACCTGCCTTTCTTTGCGGAGCAACTCCCCCACATGCCGCGATTACTGAATGACCTTCTGGTACTCAGTAAAGAGGAAAAAATACGATCATTAATGCTTTCCGCCGACAACCCCGTGCAAAACCGGCAGCATGCATGGAATAAGGGGCTGGGGGCCGGTATTTTCAGCGCCATGCTGACCCTCAGCGCGCTTAGTTTTCTTGACTTGATTGCGCCTGAGAAAATAGCCCCTGTCACTTTGATTGCTGCCCTGGTTGGCGGTATGATAATGTTAATTAACCGCACAAACAGGAGTGAATGA
- a CDS encoding ubiquinone biosynthesis accessory factor UbiJ, which yields MIKKYSLKALQTAINGALALDDTMPEKIAALHGKRIEVVVSPLDIHFFIAFEKQQLLLLDSCSEHPDTVIHSNPLGLIRLSFLPASKARSLFNDKIRLSGDTELGYQVKKLFDELDIDWEGHLAHFTGDVIAHQLGSLVKRGRDFTNHFTQSMQHNMTHYLHDELRLFPSREEVEDFFKDIDELGHDVERLMARINLLAAAYEID from the coding sequence ATGATAAAAAAATACTCGCTTAAAGCATTGCAGACGGCCATTAACGGCGCGCTGGCGCTGGATGATACCATGCCGGAAAAAATTGCCGCCCTGCATGGCAAACGGATAGAAGTGGTTGTTTCACCGCTCGACATCCATTTTTTTATTGCCTTTGAAAAGCAGCAACTCCTTCTGTTAGACAGCTGCTCAGAGCATCCCGACACGGTCATTCACAGTAATCCGTTAGGGTTAATCCGCTTGAGTTTCCTGCCGGCGTCCAAAGCCCGCTCCCTGTTTAATGATAAAATCAGGCTTTCAGGCGATACGGAATTGGGTTATCAGGTTAAGAAGCTGTTTGATGAACTGGACATCGACTGGGAAGGGCATCTTGCCCACTTTACCGGCGATGTGATCGCTCACCAGCTGGGCTCTTTAGTGAAACGCGGCCGGGACTTTACCAACCATTTTACGCAATCCATGCAGCATAATATGACCCATTACCTGCATGACGAATTAAGGCTTTTCCCCTCCCGGGAAGAAGTCGAGGATTTCTTCAAGGACATCGATGAGCTGGGACACGACGTGGAGCGCCTCATGGCACGGATTAACTTACTAGCGGCCGCGTATGAAATCGATTAA